The following DNA comes from Methanobrevibacter sp..
CACAGAAGGTCATGACCAAACAAGAGGATGGTTCTACTCACAATTAGGTACAGGAGTAATTGCAATGGGTCAAAGTCCATACAAGAAAGTATTGATGCACGGATTCGTTCTAGACGAGCATGGAAACAAAATGTCAAAATCCCTAGGAAACGTTGTAGCTCCAGAAGAAGTTATTGAAAAATACGGAGCTGATGTACTCAGATTCTACCTCTTATGGGCTTCAAAACCATGGGATGACCTTAAATTTGTATGGGAAGAACTTTTAAACATCAACAAGATGTTCAACATTCTATGGAATGTATATGTATTTTCAACAACTTATATGTCACTTGACAACTTCAATCCAATAGGTTTAAGTGAAGATGATATTATTTTACGCTCTGAAGACAAATGGATTATTTCCAAAGCCAACAGCTTAATTAAAGAGGTTGCTGAAGACCTTGATAACTTATTCTTCCATAAGGCAACACGTAAAATCAACAATTTCATACTTGAAGACCTGAGCCGCTGGTATGTAAGGCTCATCCGTGGAAGAACATGGGTTGAAAGTGACGATCCGGATAAACTGGGTGCATACTACAGTCTATACACTGCGCTTGTCAAACTAATCCAGGTGTTATGTCCGATAGCACCTCATGTATCAGAGGAAATCTATGAAAACCTTGTAAAAGGAGTGAACCCTGAAGCGCCTGAAAGTATTCATATGCTTGACTGGGAATATGATGAGGATGCAATCAACACAGAACTTGAAGCAAAAATGGATGTGGCACGTGAAGTGATTGAAGCATCAATAAGGGCAAGAGATATGGCACAGTACAAGCTCAGATGGCCTGTATCAGACATCACAGTAGTGTCTGAAGATGAAAATGTTCTCAATGCAATTGAAGAGTTAACAGACATTATCAAAGACCAATCAAACACAAAAGAAGTATTGGGTGCAAGTGAATTTGAAAAACTCTCATACAATGCAAAACCTAATCTCAAAATACTTGGTCCAAAACTTAAAGGAGACATGGGTAAAGTCGTAAAAGGATTAAAGACAGCAGATGGTAATCAAATTAAAGCAGAACTTGAAGCAAACGGTACTGTAACAATTGAAGGAATTGAATTGAACTCTGAAGAGGTATTGTTTGACTCAGAATTGCCTGATGACTTTGTATCATCAGAATTTGAAGGCGGTAATGTATTTGTAAATACTAACATTACTCTTGAAATCAGACAGGAGGCAATGGCACGTGAACTCATAAGAAGAATTCAGGACATGAGAAAAGACATGGACCTTGATGTGGAAGCAAACATCAATGTTGATGTTGAAACTTCATCCGAATTCAAGGACTTAATCGTACCGCAATCAGAAATGATTTCTCATGAAGTAAGGGCAAACAGCCTAATCATAACTGATGCAGAAGAATGCAGTAAAGATTCTAAAGATTATACCAAAGAATGGGATATCGAAGGAGAAAAAGTAATAATCTCAATTAAAAATTAAGGGTGTTAAAATGACTTTAACAGATTCTGAAATGGAATATATTGAAGGAATCCTCGGTAGGAAAATGAACGAACTGGAAGAAGGAATGCTTGATGTAATGTTTTCAGAACATTGCTCATACAAAAGCAGCAGAAGATTTCTAGGAGCTTTTCCTACTGAAGGGGAAAACATTATTTTAGGTCCGGGTGACGATGCGGGACTTGTAAGTGTAACTGATAAATATGCATTAGCAGTTGGAATGGAATCACACAACCACCCATCAGCTATCGAACCGTACGGTGGAGCAGGAACAGGTATTGGTGGAATTCTAAGGGATATTATCTCAATGGGAGCAATGCCTATAGCACTTCTCGATTCACTCAGATTCGGACCACTTGAAAATGACCAAAAATCAAGATACCTCTTTGAGCATGTCGTAAAAGGAATCTCCGATTACGGTAACCGTGTAGGGGTTCCAACAGTGGCAGGTGAAATAGAGTTTGATGAATCATTCAGAACAAACCCTCTTGTAAATGTAATGTGCGTAGGGCTTGTTGAAAAGGATAAAATCGTACGTGGACAGGCACCATATGTCGGTGATGTATTCCTACTTATGGGTGGAACAACAGGTCGTGACGGAATTCACGGTGTTACATTTGCATCAGAAGAGCTGACATCGGATTCAGAAACCGAAGACAGACCTGCTGTACAGGTGGCAGATCCGTTCACCAAAAAAAGAGTGCTTGAAGCATCTCTCGAAATACTTGAAAAAATCAATGTAAGCGGTGTAAAGGACCTCGGTGGAGGAGGTCTCACATGCTGTATTTCAGAACTTGTGGATGAGTCAAACAATGCGGCATTCGTTGACTTGCGCTCAATCCCATTAAGGGAAACCGGAATGACTCCATATGAAATAATGCTTTCAGAGTCACAGGAAAGAATGGTATTTGTTCTTAATCCTGATGATGTCAAACTGGCTCAGGAAATCTGTGACAAGCATGAAATCGTATCTGCAGTCATAGGGGAAGTCCGTGAAGGAAACAACATGATTATTTCAGATGAAGGCGAGGAAATTGCCAACTTGCCAACTATCTTACTTGCAGATCCTCCTTCAATCGAAAGGCCGGTAAAAGAGATACCTGAAGATACTGAAAAAATTGAGCTTAAGGAACCTGGTGTTTATGAATCCTTGCCAAAATTATTGTCCAGTCCGAATATTGCTTCAAAGGAATGGGTGTACAAACAATATGACCATGAAGTTCAGGTCAGGACTGTTGTAAAACCTGGTGATGATGCAGCAGTGCTTAGAATCGATGAAAACACAGCTGTTGCACTCACAACCGATTCAAACACAATTCACACTAAACTCTCTCCATTCGATGGAGCTGCAGGATGTGTTGCAGAAGCAATCCGTAATGTAATTTCAATGGGAGCAACCCCTTATGCGGTAGTTGACTGTCTTAACTTCGGAAACCCTGAAACCCCTGAAATCCTATGGCAATTCAAAACAGCAATTGAAGGAATGAGTCTTGTTGCGGAAAACTTTAATGCACCTGTAATAAGTGGTAATGTTAGTTTCTATAACGAAACAGAAGGAATTAAAATCAATCCTACACCTGCTGTTGGTGTCATCGGTGTTGAAGATATTGAAAACATAAGAACAATGGACTTCAAAAACGAAGGGGATAAAATCATTTTAATAGGTAAAACCTATGATGAACTTACAGGTTCTGAATACCACAGAACAATCCATAACCTTGAAAAAGGAACTGCTCCAAGAATCAGAATAGATGAGGAAGTTGCCAACGGTCAAACAGTTCTTGATTTAATCTCCAACGATAAGGATAAAAACATCACAGCAGTCCACGACGTATCAGCAGGAGGTCTTGCAGTTGCACTGTCCGAAATGGTTATCAAATCAGGTTTAGGATGTGACGTAAACTTGAAAGATGATAATCTGGATAAAATCCAATTGTTATATTCAGAAAGCCATGCAAGATATTTACTTACAGTAAAAGCTGATGCATTGGACGATGTTTTAGCACAAATTGATGTTCCATGTGAAGTTATCGGTGAAGTAAAAGGTACTTCATTGAATGTAAATGATCATGAATTTAGTTATGAAGATTTGAATGATGCATACCATGGTGTTATTGAAAAATACATGGCTTAAAATGACTTGGGGGAGTTAAATGTTTTTATCAAAACTAGATTCATTATCAAATGCTAGAAATCTAATCAGCGACAATCAAAAAACCACAGATGTTGAAGAAATTTCCATTTGGGATGCTCACAAAAGGGTTTTGGCTGAGGATATTATGGCATTTCATGACTCACCGCCTTTTGATAAATCAGCGATGGATGGTTTTGCATTGATTGCAGAGGATACTTTTGGCGCATCGAATTCCGCACCTAAGGAATTAAAAATAATTGATGCTATTGGTGCGGGAGACTTTTCATCCAAAAAGGTAGGTGAAAATGAGGCTATTGTAATTGCTACAGGAGCTCCTATTCCTGATGGGGCAAATGCAGTTTTGATGAAAGAATACACAACAACTGATGGGGATGATTTGACAATTTATTCTCAGGTAACTCCTGGTGAAAACGTTTCTCCCAAATCTGAGGATATCAAGAAAGGCCAAAAAATTCTGGATAAAAATACATTCATCAGATATCAGGAATTGGGCTTGATAGCTTCAGCCGGATACGATAAGGTTAAAGTCTATAAAAAGCCTAGGGTTAAAATCATCATAACAGGAAATGAATTGGTAGAGCCTACCAAGGATGAAATCGATAAGGCTAAAATCATCAATTCAAATCAATTCACAATCAAGGCAATGGTTGAGGATTCAGGTGCAATTTGCGATATTGGTCATGCTGGCGATAGCTTTGATGAGGTTAAACAAGCTGTTTTAGATGCTAGTGTGGATTATGATGTCATAATGACAACTGGAGGCACTGCCATCAGTAAAGGTGATGTTGTGCTTGATGTTGTTGATGATATCGGTGAGATATTATTCCATGGTGTTGCAATAAGGCCGGGAAAGCCTGCCGGTGCAGGTATTGTCAATAATAAGATGATTTTCACTTTTTCAGGTCAGCCTGTTGCGGCAATGTCTCAGTTTGACATGTTTGCAAGGAAATATTTGTTTGAAATGCAGGGCAGGTCATTCACTTATCATGTTGTTAAAAGAATCTCCCAGCTTAAAATACCTTCACAGCTTGGAAGGACTGATTTCATACGTGCGGTGTCTGATGACGAGCATGCAAAGCATGTCTTGAACAGGGGTTCTGGCATTATTCGCTCAATGGTTGAAGCGAACAGCTATATCATAATTGACGAAAACGATGAAGGATATCAAAAGGATGATATAGTTGATGTAGTATTCTTTGATTCACTACTTTGGTAGAGGAAGTGTCATTTTAATGAATGGAATTTATTATTATTTGATAGCTTTTGTTATCATCTGGGTATTGGTTGCAATATTTCATGAAAAGTTATCCGCTCATGGTGTGGAACTTGAATTTCCAGTTATAATGTGGAAAACCCAGCGTCTGAGGGGACTGATATCCAGAATCAACAACCTTTCACCAAAATTCTGGCGTTGGTTTATGAATGTTGGAGTCATAGTGGCATTTGGAGCTATGATATTCATCACTTATACGATAATATCTACCTTGCCATCTGTTTTTGAAACTCCATCAGTTTCTATAGTCATTCCGGGCGTTGACGTTCCGGGCTCTCCAATATATGTCCCATTGGGTTATGGACTGATTTCACTTGCAACAGTACTGGTTGTCCATGAGTTCTCACATGGTGTTCAGTCAATCGGTGAAAATATACCGATTAAGTCAATTGGGCTTTTGCTTTTTGCAATTATTCCGGGAGCATTCGTTGAACCTGATGAGGAAAAATTAAAAAAAGCTAAAAACTCATCAAAACTAAGGGTTTATGCAGCAGGATCAATAGCTAATGTTTCACTTGCTCTAATAGCTCTGATTTTGCTGTCACTCGTTTCTTTTGGAATTCCACATTATTTTGCAGAAGACGGCATTGAAATTGCAAGAGTCGTTTCGGATTCACCTTCCGATGGAATACTGAAGGATGGAATGGTTCTTGAAGAAATAAACAATCAAAAGATTAATGATTCTCAATCTTATGTAGATATTGTAAGTTCATTCTCTCCCGGAGATAAGGTGGAGGTTCAGACAAATCATGGAACATATGATGTTACTTTGGGCAAAAATCCAAATAACGAATCAGTTGGATTTTTCGGAATACAGGCAAACAAGCATTTCGAGCTTATAGACAATAGTTTAGGTCCGATTCCATGGGTATTATTTGAGCTTGTTGAGCTGTTCCAATGGGTTGCAATGCTTAATCTGGGAATAGGACTGTTCAATCTGCTTCCAATCAAGCCTTTGGATGGAGGATACATGCTTGAGATATTGCTCAGCTATAAATTATCCGAAGAGCATTACAGACCAATTGTAAATGCATTATCAGTAGTTTTAGCAATGGTTATAGTGTTCAGTCTGGTTGCAGGTTTTCTTTAGTTTGAATCATTAAAAAAAGTAAAAAAAAGAAAGAATAATCAAATTCTTTCTAATTATAATTCTTTACAAGCTTGAGCTAATTTTTTACCTAACTCGTAGCTTGCATCATCTTCTTCAGCTGTAGGTACAAAGTAGATTTCTTGAGTGTCTACAATATCGAATCCACAGTTTCCTAATTCTTCAGCGAGTTTTGCAGGAGCTCCTCCTCTTCCACCCATAGAACCGAAGGTAACTGCTTTTCTTTCAATACCTGTTCTGTTGAAGAGTAAACCTTTTAAGTAGTACATGATGTCTCCGATACTTGGGTATGGTACATCGTTGATTGTTGGATCACCAATTGCTACTCCTTTACTGGTTAGGATACTTTTGACGATTTCGGACCTTTCATCTTCGTGCAAGAAGAAGATTTCAACATCATATCCTTCAGACATTGCACCTTCTGCAATTTCATGAGCCATTTGTTGGGTTGAGTAGTGCATGGTATCGTAGATGATTGTGATTTTGTCTTCACATACACCGGTAGCCCAGTTTTGGTAAGCTCCGATAATTTGCATTGGGTCGGTCCAGATTTGACCGTGGGATGGTGCAATCATTTTGATTTGTTCGAGTAAACCTAATTCAACAACTTCGTTTAATTTTTTGAGAACTAATTTTGAAAGTGGTGTGATTAGGTTTGCATAGAATTTTTGTGCTGCATCCATTAAAACATATTCTGGGATTTCATCAGAGAATCTTTGGGTGAAACATAAGTGTTGACCGAATGCGTCGTTAGGGAATAAAATACCAGTTT
Coding sequences within:
- the glp gene encoding gephyrin-like molybdotransferase Glp — its product is MFLSKLDSLSNARNLISDNQKTTDVEEISIWDAHKRVLAEDIMAFHDSPPFDKSAMDGFALIAEDTFGASNSAPKELKIIDAIGAGDFSSKKVGENEAIVIATGAPIPDGANAVLMKEYTTTDGDDLTIYSQVTPGENVSPKSEDIKKGQKILDKNTFIRYQELGLIASAGYDKVKVYKKPRVKIIITGNELVEPTKDEIDKAKIINSNQFTIKAMVEDSGAICDIGHAGDSFDEVKQAVLDASVDYDVIMTTGGTAISKGDVVLDVVDDIGEILFHGVAIRPGKPAGAGIVNNKMIFTFSGQPVAAMSQFDMFARKYLFEMQGRSFTYHVVKRISQLKIPSQLGRTDFIRAVSDDEHAKHVLNRGSGIIRSMVEANSYIIIDENDEGYQKDDIVDVVFFDSLLW
- the purL gene encoding phosphoribosylformylglycinamidine synthase subunit PurL yields the protein MTLTDSEMEYIEGILGRKMNELEEGMLDVMFSEHCSYKSSRRFLGAFPTEGENIILGPGDDAGLVSVTDKYALAVGMESHNHPSAIEPYGGAGTGIGGILRDIISMGAMPIALLDSLRFGPLENDQKSRYLFEHVVKGISDYGNRVGVPTVAGEIEFDESFRTNPLVNVMCVGLVEKDKIVRGQAPYVGDVFLLMGGTTGRDGIHGVTFASEELTSDSETEDRPAVQVADPFTKKRVLEASLEILEKINVSGVKDLGGGGLTCCISELVDESNNAAFVDLRSIPLRETGMTPYEIMLSESQERMVFVLNPDDVKLAQEICDKHEIVSAVIGEVREGNNMIISDEGEEIANLPTILLADPPSIERPVKEIPEDTEKIELKEPGVYESLPKLLSSPNIASKEWVYKQYDHEVQVRTVVKPGDDAAVLRIDENTAVALTTDSNTIHTKLSPFDGAAGCVAEAIRNVISMGATPYAVVDCLNFGNPETPEILWQFKTAIEGMSLVAENFNAPVISGNVSFYNETEGIKINPTPAVGVIGVEDIENIRTMDFKNEGDKIILIGKTYDELTGSEYHRTIHNLEKGTAPRIRIDEEVANGQTVLDLISNDKDKNITAVHDVSAGGLAVALSEMVIKSGLGCDVNLKDDNLDKIQLLYSESHARYLLTVKADALDDVLAQIDVPCEVIGEVKGTSLNVNDHEFSYEDLNDAYHGVIEKYMA
- a CDS encoding site-2 protease family protein, encoding MNGIYYYLIAFVIIWVLVAIFHEKLSAHGVELEFPVIMWKTQRLRGLISRINNLSPKFWRWFMNVGVIVAFGAMIFITYTIISTLPSVFETPSVSIVIPGVDVPGSPIYVPLGYGLISLATVLVVHEFSHGVQSIGENIPIKSIGLLLFAIIPGAFVEPDEEKLKKAKNSSKLRVYAAGSIANVSLALIALILLSLVSFGIPHYFAEDGIEIARVVSDSPSDGILKDGMVLEEINNQKINDSQSYVDIVSSFSPGDKVEVQTNHGTYDVTLGKNPNNESVGFFGIQANKHFELIDNSLGPIPWVLFELVELFQWVAMLNLGIGLFNLLPIKPLDGGYMLEILLSYKLSEEHYRPIVNALSVVLAMVIVFSLVAGFL
- a CDS encoding FprA family A-type flavoprotein, which encodes MKANAQKIADGVYWIGVLDWDLRTYHGYTLDGTTYNAYLVFGEDKVALIDNAYPGKTKEMMARIDDAFAQEGKEVKVDYIIQNHVEKDHSGVLVDLHKRFPEAPIYCTEIAVKGLLKHYPALEGAEFITVGTGDSLDVGGRTLAFLDAFLLHWPDSMFTLLADETGILFPNDAFGQHLCFTQRFSDEIPEYVLMDAAQKFYANLITPLSKLVLKKLNEVVELGLLEQIKMIAPSHGQIWTDPMQIIGAYQNWATGVCEDKITIIYDTMHYSTQQMAHEIAEGAMSEGYDVEIFFLHEDERSEIVKSILTSKGVAIGDPTINDVPYPSIGDIMYYLKGLLFNRTGIERKAVTFGSMGGRGGAPAKLAEELGNCGFDIVDTQEIYFVPTAEEDDASYELGKKLAQACKEL